In a single window of the Saccharothrix australiensis genome:
- the rpsI gene encoding 30S ribosomal protein S9, with protein MTTPEAEVDAVEADVVEPADEAVEAVDTDAADETAEPAPAPVARPVLSAGAHHLAQTVGRRKEAIVRVRLLPGTGKFTLNGKSLEAYFPNKVHQQLIREPLVTLEKPETFDVIAILRGGGTTGQAGALRLAIARALIAVDSEDRPTLKKAGFLTRDPRVKERKKYGLKKARKAPQYSKR; from the coding sequence GTGACCACCCCTGAGGCCGAGGTCGACGCGGTCGAGGCCGACGTCGTCGAGCCCGCCGACGAGGCCGTGGAGGCAGTCGACACCGACGCCGCCGACGAGACGGCCGAGCCCGCTCCCGCGCCGGTCGCCCGCCCCGTGCTCAGCGCGGGCGCGCACCACCTGGCGCAGACCGTCGGCCGCCGCAAGGAGGCCATCGTCCGGGTGCGCCTGCTGCCCGGCACCGGCAAGTTCACCCTGAACGGCAAGTCGCTCGAGGCGTACTTCCCGAACAAGGTGCACCAGCAGCTGATCCGCGAGCCGCTGGTCACGCTGGAGAAGCCGGAGACCTTCGACGTCATCGCGATCCTGCGCGGCGGCGGCACCACCGGCCAGGCGGGCGCGCTGCGCCTCGCGATCGCCCGCGCGCTGATCGCCGTGGACTCCGAGGACCGCCCGACGCTGAAGAAGGCCGGCTTCCTCACCCGTGACCCGAGGGTCAAGGAGCGCAAGAAGTACGGTCTGAAGAAGGCCCGCAAGGCGCCTCAGTACAGCAAGCGCTGA
- the rplM gene encoding 50S ribosomal protein L13 yields the protein MRTYSPKPGEVTRAWHVIDAQDVVLGRLATQAATLLRGKHKPTYAPHVDTGDFVVIINADKVALTGNKRDQEFVYRHSGHPGGLRQRSFGEVLDTRADRLVEKAIKGMLPKNRLGRVIAGKLKVYTGPTHPHAAQQPQPFEIKKVAQ from the coding sequence GTGCGCACGTACAGCCCGAAGCCCGGCGAGGTGACCCGAGCCTGGCACGTGATCGACGCCCAGGACGTGGTGCTCGGTCGGCTCGCCACCCAGGCCGCGACGCTGCTGCGCGGCAAGCACAAGCCGACTTACGCCCCCCACGTTGACACCGGCGACTTCGTCGTCATCATCAACGCGGACAAGGTGGCGCTGACCGGCAACAAGCGTGACCAGGAGTTCGTGTACCGGCACTCCGGCCACCCCGGCGGCCTGCGCCAGCGGTCGTTCGGCGAGGTGCTCGACACCCGGGCCGACCGGCTGGTCGAGAAGGCCATCAAGGGCATGCTGCCCAAGAACCGCCTCGGCCGCGTGATCGCCGGCAAGCTCAAGGTCTACACGGGCCCGACCCACCCGCACGCGGCGCAGCAGCCGCAGCCGTTCGAGATCAAGAAGGTCGCCCAGTGA
- a CDS encoding WXG100 family type VII secretion target produces the protein MNDEIKIDFGALGSAASDISGQAAKVQEELENLKSRINPVIAQWEGATSGAYQEVQAKWDTSAADLQQVLAAIGTAVASANDAYSAAEQKNTARW, from the coding sequence ATGAACGACGAGATCAAGATCGACTTCGGTGCCCTCGGTTCGGCCGCCAGCGACATCAGCGGCCAGGCCGCCAAGGTCCAGGAAGAGCTGGAGAACCTGAAGTCCCGCATCAACCCGGTCATCGCGCAGTGGGAAGGCGCCACCTCCGGCGCCTACCAGGAGGTCCAGGCCAAGTGGGACACCTCCGCCGCCGACCTCCAGCAGGTCCTCGCCGCGATCGGCACCGCCGTCGCCTCGGCGAACGACGCCTACAGCGCCGCGGAGCAGAAGAACACCGCGCGCTGGTGA
- a CDS encoding WXG100 family type VII secretion target, with amino-acid sequence MPALENAAKDIMDTNANVQGVLNNLRNTIDGLAPAWKGSAADAFNNLMTRFNDDAAKLQEALVGIAEQITGTVQTYVQQEEEQSSEMSTIMGRLGGGA; translated from the coding sequence GTGCCGGCGCTCGAGAACGCCGCCAAGGACATCATGGACACCAACGCCAACGTCCAGGGCGTCCTGAACAACCTGCGCAACACCATCGACGGTCTCGCCCCGGCCTGGAAGGGTTCCGCGGCGGACGCGTTCAACAACCTGATGACCCGCTTCAACGACGACGCCGCCAAGCTCCAGGAGGCGCTGGTCGGCATCGCGGAGCAGATCACGGGCACCGTGCAGACGTACGTGCAGCAGGAAGAGGAGCAGTCCTCCGAGATGTCGACCATTATGGGTCGCCTCGGCGGCGGTGCGTGA
- a CDS encoding type VII secretion-associated protein — MSLRVAVDFGTSSTCVAVSVNGREPQVVVVDGQPILPSAVYAAPDGTLFVGQEAERQAAVDPSRYEPHPKRRVDEGELLLGSSVLPVADVVRAVLARVVDEARHIAGGAPVDLLVLTHPADWGAVRTRVLLQAARGLGQDLRLVPEPVAAAVFHSATHSIPEGAALAVLDLGGGTVDASVVARRGGAFRVLATKGDPTFGGADVDQALLEHIGSLVSPGDPEAWRQLVEGREMADRRKRRVLRQDVRGAKETLSRHSYTDVPLPPPFPDAHVTRTDLEGLVSAPLGRAAALLATAVREAGVDPRALAGVFLVGGSSRIPLVARLVLERTGVVPTSIDQPETVVARGALRAVAADPVRTGAPPARDEVTRKITEDATRKLTRRITPPPVAGFPAPPARFPRPLPAPPPPPPPAPRNRAPLVLGGVVALALVVAGSVVYTVHREGGGGAPAPTTSSTPTGKTIAQYDYTFTVPPGWVQTGSAAETRQVYLKPEEPVGGLEVISVTEQKLTYDSTAERGRAEGELRAEYDRGRNLSGFDASRDFGGKDVVYYREQAEPYAVDWFVLFQGDAQVSVGCQFAPSGEERVRPACEQVVRTLTVTN, encoded by the coding sequence ATGAGCCTGCGCGTGGCGGTCGACTTCGGCACGTCCAGCACCTGCGTGGCCGTGTCGGTCAACGGGCGGGAGCCGCAGGTGGTCGTGGTGGACGGGCAGCCGATCCTGCCGTCCGCCGTGTACGCGGCCCCCGACGGCACGCTGTTCGTCGGCCAGGAGGCCGAGCGGCAGGCGGCGGTCGACCCGTCGCGGTACGAGCCGCACCCCAAGCGGCGCGTCGACGAGGGTGAGCTGCTGCTCGGCTCGTCCGTGCTGCCGGTCGCCGACGTGGTGCGGGCGGTGCTGGCGCGGGTGGTCGACGAGGCGCGGCACATCGCGGGTGGCGCGCCGGTGGACCTGCTGGTGCTGACCCACCCCGCCGACTGGGGCGCGGTGCGCACCCGCGTGTTGCTCCAGGCCGCCCGCGGGCTGGGGCAGGACCTGCGGCTGGTGCCGGAGCCGGTCGCGGCGGCGGTGTTCCACTCCGCCACGCACTCGATCCCGGAGGGCGCGGCGCTGGCCGTGCTCGACCTCGGTGGCGGCACCGTGGACGCGAGCGTCGTGGCGCGGCGGGGCGGCGCGTTCCGCGTGCTGGCCACCAAGGGCGACCCGACGTTCGGCGGCGCGGACGTCGACCAGGCGCTGCTGGAGCACATCGGCTCGCTGGTGTCGCCGGGTGACCCGGAGGCGTGGCGGCAGCTCGTCGAGGGCCGGGAGATGGCCGACCGGCGCAAGCGGCGCGTGCTGCGGCAGGACGTGCGGGGCGCGAAGGAGACGCTGTCGCGCCACTCCTACACCGACGTGCCGCTGCCGCCGCCGTTCCCCGACGCCCACGTCACCCGGACCGACCTGGAGGGCCTGGTGAGCGCGCCCCTCGGCCGGGCGGCGGCGCTGCTCGCGACGGCCGTGCGGGAGGCGGGCGTGGACCCGCGCGCGCTGGCGGGCGTGTTCCTGGTCGGCGGCTCCAGTCGGATACCGCTGGTCGCCCGGCTGGTCCTGGAGCGGACCGGCGTGGTGCCGACCAGCATCGACCAGCCGGAGACCGTGGTCGCCCGCGGCGCGTTGCGCGCGGTCGCCGCGGACCCCGTGCGCACCGGCGCGCCGCCCGCGCGGGACGAGGTGACGCGGAAGATCACCGAGGACGCGACGCGCAAGCTGACCCGCCGCATCACGCCGCCGCCGGTCGCCGGCTTCCCCGCGCCGCCCGCCCGCTTCCCCCGGCCGCTGCCCGCGCCGCCGCCGCCACCGCCGCCCGCGCCGCGGAACCGCGCGCCGCTGGTGCTCGGCGGGGTCGTCGCGCTGGCGCTCGTGGTCGCCGGGTCGGTGGTGTACACGGTGCACCGCGAGGGTGGCGGCGGCGCGCCCGCGCCGACCACGTCGAGCACGCCGACCGGCAAGACCATCGCCCAGTACGACTACACCTTCACCGTGCCGCCGGGCTGGGTGCAGACCGGCAGCGCCGCGGAGACCCGGCAGGTCTACCTCAAGCCCGAGGAACCGGTCGGCGGGCTGGAGGTGATCTCGGTGACCGAGCAGAAGCTCACCTACGACTCGACCGCCGAGCGCGGCCGGGCCGAGGGCGAGCTGCGCGCGGAGTACGACCGGGGCCGGAACCTGTCCGGTTTCGACGCCTCGCGCGACTTCGGCGGCAAGGACGTCGTTTACTACCGGGAGCAGGCGGAGCCGTACGCCGTCGACTGGTTCGTGCTGTTCCAGGGCGACGCCCAGGTCAGCGTGGGCTGCCAGTTCGCCCCGTCCGGGGAGGAGCGGGTGCGCCCGGCGTGCGAGCAGGTCGTCCGCACGCTGACCGTGACCAACTAG
- the eccCa gene encoding type VII secretion protein EccCa: protein MSTLQFKRTARLAAPRPPGGEVHLEPPPEVPRVIPGNIMMKAMPVVMIVSSVGMMVLMFSYSNKNPAAMIMPGMMMISTIGMMAGGMGSGKGQKKAEMNEDRKDYLRYLGQMRDRAREAANEQRAEREWVHPDPQMLWSLATTRRMWERRQNDPDFCHLRAGRGSQRLATRLVPPQTGPVEELEPIATLALRRFVRAHSLVPDLPISIALRGFAAVGLLGGADEKRGLARALLAQMATFHSPDDLLIAVVTTGRTKAEWEWMKWLPHVQHPVIVDGIGQMRMMAGSLAEVEQMLDEQLRDRQRFTRNAPPPADQPHVVIVIDDGDVTREEQIILEEGLVGVTLLDLSESLGNLTARRGLRLVIEDGKLGARSASGVEWFGAPDWLSVVEAEALARRLAPYRVGGVEAGGSDEDPLSMSNNPPLIEFLGLQGDPMTFDVQQAWRPRPVRDRYRVPFGIGEFGQQVELDIKEAAMEGMGPHGLCIGATGSGKSEFLRTLVLGLLATHSSTTLNMILVDFKGGATFLGLDKAPHVAATITNLAGDLTLVDRMKDAIAGEVARRQEVLAKGNYKNVWDYEKARENGADLDPLPALFICIDEFSEMLTAKPDFIDIFLQIGRVGRSLQMHMLLASQRLEEGKLRGLDTFLSYRIGLKTFSAAESRAAIGVPDAYELPPIPGSGYLGVQGSPLTRFKALYVSGPYRPAGIQVAGPSAVVSSDKRPRFFVPDYIEIPKEPVKPVEPVKQEKKEEDSNEPSELEVIVERLVGQGPPAHEVWLPPLNEPPSLDTLLPPLQATEDRGLTSPGFFSNGKLQVPLGVVDKPFEQRRDLLWADFSGAAGHGAIVGGPQSGKSMLLRTMITSMALTHTAEEVQFYCLDLGGGTLAALENLPHVGGFASRLDVDKARRMVAELTGLIAERELRFRAQGIDSMVEFRNRKRRGEIRDDDFGDAFLVVDGWMNFRQEFETLEPQVQALAAQGLSYGVHVVVAANRWAEIRPAMKDLLGTRFELRLGDPSESDVDRKVAVNVPAGRPGRGLSPQKLHFLTALPRIDASSDAESVAAGVQDMIAKVSGAWRGRRAPQVRLLPDLLPHGDFMAQVQQQRPNRGRLVPIGVNEDELAPVYLDFDADPHFMCLADGESGKTNLLRTIVRGIMTGYTSSEALIMLVDYRRTMLGYIETDHLLSYAVSSAQLTDMIKDVRGSMLGRLPGPDVTQEQLKNRSWWKGPELFVVVDDYDLVAPQGGQNPLQPLSEFIPQAKDVGLHIVAVRRMGGASRAMYDPILGKLKEISAPILVGSGSKEEGAIVGNLKASPQPPGRGTLVTRKHGQQRIQVAWIQPD, encoded by the coding sequence GTGAGCACGTTGCAGTTCAAGCGCACGGCACGCCTCGCTGCTCCCCGTCCACCGGGCGGCGAGGTCCACCTCGAACCACCGCCCGAGGTGCCCCGCGTCATCCCCGGCAACATCATGATGAAGGCGATGCCGGTCGTGATGATCGTCTCGTCCGTCGGGATGATGGTCTTGATGTTCAGCTACAGCAACAAGAACCCCGCCGCGATGATCATGCCCGGCATGATGATGATCTCCACCATCGGCATGATGGCGGGCGGCATGGGCTCGGGCAAGGGCCAGAAGAAGGCCGAGATGAACGAGGACCGCAAGGACTACCTGCGGTACCTCGGCCAGATGCGCGACCGCGCCCGCGAGGCGGCCAACGAGCAGCGCGCCGAGCGCGAGTGGGTGCACCCGGACCCGCAGATGCTGTGGTCGCTCGCCACCACCCGTCGCATGTGGGAGCGCCGCCAGAACGACCCGGACTTCTGCCACCTGCGCGCGGGCCGCGGCTCGCAGCGCCTCGCGACCCGCCTGGTGCCGCCGCAGACCGGCCCCGTGGAGGAGCTGGAGCCCATCGCGACGCTGGCGCTGCGCCGCTTCGTGCGCGCCCACTCGCTGGTGCCCGACCTGCCGATCTCCATCGCGCTGCGCGGGTTCGCCGCCGTCGGCCTGCTCGGCGGCGCCGACGAGAAGCGCGGCCTGGCCCGCGCCCTGCTGGCCCAGATGGCGACCTTCCACTCCCCGGACGACCTGCTGATCGCCGTCGTCACCACCGGCCGCACCAAGGCCGAGTGGGAGTGGATGAAGTGGCTGCCGCACGTGCAGCACCCGGTGATCGTGGACGGCATCGGCCAGATGCGCATGATGGCCGGCTCGCTGGCCGAGGTCGAGCAGATGCTCGACGAGCAGCTGCGCGACCGCCAGCGGTTCACCCGCAACGCGCCGCCGCCCGCCGACCAGCCGCACGTGGTGATCGTCATCGACGACGGCGACGTGACCCGCGAGGAGCAGATCATCCTCGAAGAGGGCCTGGTCGGGGTGACCCTGCTGGACCTGTCGGAGTCGCTGGGCAACCTCACCGCCCGGCGCGGCCTGCGGCTGGTGATCGAGGACGGCAAGCTCGGCGCGCGCAGCGCCAGCGGCGTCGAGTGGTTCGGCGCGCCCGACTGGCTGTCGGTGGTCGAGGCCGAGGCGCTGGCGCGGCGGCTCGCGCCGTACCGGGTCGGCGGCGTCGAGGCGGGCGGCAGCGACGAGGACCCGCTGTCGATGAGCAACAACCCGCCGCTGATCGAGTTCCTGGGCCTCCAAGGCGACCCGATGACGTTCGACGTGCAGCAGGCGTGGCGGCCCCGGCCGGTGCGCGACCGCTACCGGGTGCCGTTCGGCATCGGCGAGTTCGGCCAGCAGGTCGAGCTCGACATCAAGGAAGCGGCGATGGAGGGCATGGGCCCGCACGGCCTCTGCATCGGCGCGACCGGTTCCGGCAAGTCCGAGTTCCTGCGCACGCTCGTACTGGGCCTGCTGGCGACGCACTCGTCCACGACGCTGAACATGATCCTCGTCGACTTCAAGGGCGGCGCGACGTTCCTCGGGCTGGACAAGGCGCCGCACGTCGCCGCGACCATCACCAACCTGGCGGGCGACCTGACGCTGGTCGACCGCATGAAGGACGCCATCGCGGGCGAGGTGGCCCGCCGCCAGGAGGTCCTGGCCAAGGGCAACTACAAGAACGTGTGGGACTACGAGAAGGCCCGCGAGAACGGCGCCGACCTCGACCCGCTGCCCGCGCTGTTCATCTGCATCGACGAGTTCTCCGAGATGCTGACGGCCAAGCCGGACTTCATCGACATCTTCCTCCAGATCGGCCGCGTCGGCCGGTCGCTCCAGATGCACATGCTGCTCGCCTCGCAGCGGCTGGAGGAGGGCAAGCTCCGCGGCCTGGACACGTTCCTGTCCTACCGGATCGGCCTGAAGACGTTCTCCGCCGCCGAGTCCCGCGCCGCGATCGGCGTGCCGGACGCGTACGAGCTGCCGCCCATCCCCGGCTCCGGGTACCTGGGCGTGCAGGGCTCGCCGCTGACCCGGTTCAAGGCGCTGTACGTGTCCGGCCCGTACCGGCCCGCGGGCATCCAGGTGGCCGGCCCGTCGGCCGTGGTGTCCAGCGACAAGCGGCCCCGGTTCTTCGTGCCGGACTACATCGAGATCCCCAAGGAGCCGGTGAAGCCGGTCGAACCGGTCAAGCAGGAGAAGAAGGAGGAGGACAGCAACGAGCCCAGCGAGCTGGAGGTCATCGTCGAGCGGCTGGTGGGCCAGGGCCCGCCCGCGCACGAGGTGTGGCTGCCGCCGCTGAACGAGCCGCCGTCGCTGGACACCCTGCTGCCGCCGCTCCAGGCCACCGAGGACCGGGGCCTCACCTCGCCCGGCTTCTTCTCCAACGGCAAGCTCCAGGTGCCGCTCGGCGTCGTGGACAAGCCGTTCGAGCAGCGCCGCGACCTGCTGTGGGCCGACTTCTCCGGCGCCGCCGGCCACGGCGCGATCGTCGGCGGCCCGCAGTCGGGCAAGTCGATGCTGCTGCGCACCATGATCACGTCGATGGCGCTCACCCACACCGCCGAGGAGGTGCAGTTCTACTGCCTCGACCTCGGTGGCGGCACGCTCGCCGCGCTGGAGAACCTGCCGCACGTCGGCGGGTTCGCGTCGCGGCTCGACGTGGACAAGGCCCGCCGCATGGTGGCGGAGCTGACCGGCCTGATCGCCGAGCGCGAGCTGCGGTTCCGCGCCCAGGGCATCGACTCGATGGTCGAGTTCCGCAACCGCAAGCGGCGCGGCGAGATCCGCGACGACGACTTCGGCGACGCCTTCCTGGTCGTCGACGGCTGGATGAACTTCCGCCAGGAGTTCGAGACGCTGGAGCCGCAGGTCCAGGCGCTGGCCGCGCAGGGCCTGTCGTACGGCGTGCACGTGGTCGTGGCGGCCAACCGGTGGGCGGAGATCCGGCCCGCGATGAAGGACCTGCTCGGCACGCGGTTCGAGCTGCGCCTCGGTGACCCGAGCGAGTCCGACGTCGACCGCAAGGTCGCGGTGAACGTGCCCGCCGGCCGGCCGGGTCGCGGCCTGTCGCCGCAGAAGCTGCACTTCCTGACGGCGCTGCCGCGCATCGACGCGTCCTCGGACGCCGAGAGCGTCGCGGCGGGCGTGCAGGACATGATCGCGAAGGTGTCGGGCGCCTGGCGCGGCAGGCGTGCGCCGCAGGTCCGCCTGCTGCCCGACCTGCTGCCGCACGGCGACTTCATGGCGCAGGTCCAGCAGCAGCGGCCCAACCGGGGCCGCCTGGTGCCGATCGGCGTCAACGAGGACGAGCTCGCGCCGGTCTACCTGGACTTCGACGCCGACCCGCACTTCATGTGCCTGGCCGACGGCGAGTCCGGCAAGACGAACCTGCTGCGCACGATCGTCCGGGGCATCATGACCGGCTACACCTCGTCCGAGGCGCTGATCATGCTGGTCGACTACCGGCGCACCATGCTGGGGTACATCGAGACCGACCACCTGCTGTCCTACGCGGTGTCCTCGGCGCAGCTCACGGACATGATCAAGGACGTGCGCGGCTCGATGCTGGGCCGCCTGCCCGGTCCGGACGTCACGCAGGAGCAGCTGAAGAACCGCTCCTGGTGGAAGGGCCCGGAGCTGTTCGTGGTGGTCGACGACTACGACCTGGTGGCGCCGCAGGGCGGGCAGAACCCGCTCCAGCCGCTGTCGGAGTTCATCCCCCAGGCCAAGGACGTCGGCCTGCACATCGTCGCGGTCCGGCGCATGGGTGGCGCGTCGCGCGCCATGTACGACCCGATCCTCGGCAAGCTCAAGGAGATCTCCGCCCCGATCCTGGTCGGTTCCGGCTCCAAGGAGGAGGGCGCGATCGTGGGCAACCTCAAGGCGTCGCCGCAGCCTCCGGGGCGGGGCACGCTGGTCACGCGCAAGCACGGGCAGCAGCGCATCCAGGTGGCGTGGATCCAGCCCGACTGA
- the eccD gene encoding type VII secretion integral membrane protein EccD codes for MATGTTVFSRVTVVAPRTRIDVALPADVAVADLLPMLLDMAKEATPDGGVRHGGWALAKLGDSPLDPSRTLASLGVVDGELLQLRKRNENPPPPLYDDVVDAIAESDPDSFRPWTKDTARRYGHIAGALALILAAVAVLLSGPLVGGDGLWPAICAGATAVIALAAGAVIARSYNAVGTGVLIAAAGGLPMAYVAGLYTVPGAIGRPNLLLGSVLVLIFASAAILLIGRGITVFIAAATAGALSGTAFLIGIFVDHPVVGIAAATAAVSLAALSALPRLTIQLAKLPLPTVPGSAEDLKEDTGFPEYAVIERRTANAHEYLTGMIIGCGGVAAVFSVIAATDGTIFGPILAIVVTLVLLLRGRAYANGAQAVALLVSGMAAGAGVLVGWLVESGPADRLLFVFGSLVVVGAVALVLGVIFPHQKFSPVLRRTVDVLEAILIAAVLPLALAVMDLYVAMRQLIPA; via the coding sequence GTGGCGACCGGTACGACGGTGTTCAGCCGGGTCACGGTGGTTGCGCCGCGAACGCGTATCGACGTCGCGCTGCCCGCCGACGTCGCGGTGGCCGACCTGCTGCCGATGCTGCTGGACATGGCCAAGGAAGCCACCCCGGACGGCGGCGTCCGGCACGGCGGGTGGGCGCTGGCCAAGCTCGGCGACAGCCCGCTCGACCCGAGCCGCACGCTGGCCTCGCTCGGCGTGGTGGACGGCGAGCTGCTCCAGCTGCGCAAGCGCAACGAGAACCCGCCGCCCCCGCTGTACGACGACGTGGTCGACGCCATCGCCGAGTCGGACCCGGACAGCTTCCGCCCGTGGACGAAGGACACCGCGCGGCGCTACGGCCACATCGCGGGCGCGCTGGCGTTGATCCTGGCCGCCGTCGCGGTGCTGCTGTCCGGTCCGCTGGTCGGCGGCGACGGCCTGTGGCCCGCGATCTGCGCGGGCGCCACGGCCGTCATCGCCCTCGCGGCGGGCGCGGTCATCGCCCGGTCCTACAACGCGGTCGGCACGGGCGTCCTGATCGCCGCCGCCGGCGGCCTGCCGATGGCGTACGTGGCCGGCCTCTACACCGTGCCGGGCGCGATCGGGCGGCCGAACCTGCTGCTGGGCAGCGTCCTGGTGCTCATCTTCGCGTCCGCCGCGATCCTGCTCATCGGGCGCGGCATCACGGTGTTCATCGCGGCGGCCACGGCGGGCGCGCTGAGCGGCACGGCGTTCCTGATCGGCATCTTCGTCGACCACCCGGTGGTGGGCATCGCGGCGGCCACGGCGGCGGTGTCGCTGGCGGCGCTGTCCGCGCTGCCCCGGCTGACGATCCAGCTCGCCAAGCTGCCGCTGCCGACCGTGCCGGGCAGTGCCGAGGACCTCAAGGAGGACACCGGCTTCCCGGAGTACGCGGTGATCGAGCGGCGCACCGCGAACGCGCACGAGTACCTGACCGGCATGATCATCGGCTGCGGCGGCGTCGCCGCGGTGTTCTCGGTGATCGCGGCCACCGACGGCACGATCTTCGGCCCGATCCTGGCGATCGTGGTGACCCTGGTCCTGCTGCTGCGCGGCCGGGCGTACGCCAACGGCGCGCAGGCCGTGGCGCTGCTGGTGTCCGGCATGGCGGCGGGCGCGGGCGTGCTGGTCGGGTGGCTGGTGGAGTCGGGCCCGGCGGACCGGTTGCTGTTCGTGTTCGGCAGCCTCGTGGTGGTCGGCGCGGTGGCGCTGGTGCTCGGCGTGATCTTCCCCCACCAGAAGTTCTCGCCGGTGCTGCGCCGCACGGTGGACGTGCTGGAGGCGATCCTGATCGCCGCCGTGCTGCCCCTGGCGCTGGCCGTCATGGACTTGTACGTCGCCATGCGCCAGCTGATCCCGGCCTGA
- the mycP gene encoding type VII secretion-associated serine protease mycosin: MKRTTRKFAALTAVALTLATTPGAHAQQANRPNSVPPPVDMKFLKPFKPPAEDVDYKLKTNCITSGTGNRPIPNKPWGQMQLRLEEAHRFATGAGVKLAVIDTGVNAEHPRLKGRVTGGGDYVETEKGGTFDCDGHGTEVAGVAAASKDEATGFVGAAPEAEIISFRQTSNHYEYKDPANKDNRDSAGKVRTLAEAIVAAVEAEADVINISLTSCETPHEPSEQERELQAAIHWAVNEKNVVIVTAAGNLGSPQDGCSVQNDNQNVDHVNVVASPPWYADNVLSVASMSGAGTVSQFSVWGPWISVAAPGEEITTLDAAGQGLADAKIDARGAASPIQGTSYASPYVAGVVALVRQRFPNLGARAVMERVKATAQHPGNPGGRDHKVGAGMVNPVAALTAELPSEQGAQASAPPQLMTNLDPLNPPDHTPLIVALSGTGAGVGLLLLTLFIVHTVNRNRARRATAPVRRSVL; the protein is encoded by the coding sequence GTGAAGCGCACCACGCGGAAGTTCGCGGCCCTCACCGCCGTCGCGCTGACCCTGGCGACCACGCCCGGCGCGCACGCGCAGCAGGCGAACCGGCCGAACTCGGTCCCGCCGCCGGTCGACATGAAGTTCCTCAAGCCGTTCAAGCCGCCCGCCGAGGACGTCGACTACAAGCTGAAGACGAACTGCATCACGTCCGGCACCGGCAACCGGCCCATCCCGAACAAGCCGTGGGGCCAGATGCAGCTGCGGCTGGAGGAGGCGCACCGGTTCGCCACCGGCGCGGGCGTCAAGCTGGCCGTGATCGACACGGGCGTGAACGCCGAGCACCCGCGGCTCAAGGGCCGGGTGACCGGCGGCGGCGACTACGTGGAGACCGAGAAGGGCGGCACGTTCGACTGCGACGGCCACGGCACCGAGGTGGCGGGCGTCGCGGCGGCCAGCAAGGACGAGGCGACCGGGTTCGTCGGCGCGGCGCCCGAGGCCGAGATCATCTCGTTCCGCCAGACCAGCAACCACTACGAGTACAAGGACCCGGCGAACAAGGACAACCGCGACTCGGCCGGCAAGGTGCGCACCCTCGCGGAGGCCATCGTGGCCGCCGTGGAGGCCGAGGCTGACGTCATCAACATCTCGCTGACCTCGTGCGAGACGCCGCACGAGCCGAGCGAGCAGGAACGCGAGCTCCAGGCCGCGATCCACTGGGCCGTCAACGAGAAGAACGTCGTGATCGTGACGGCGGCGGGCAACCTCGGCTCGCCCCAGGACGGCTGCTCGGTCCAGAACGACAACCAGAACGTCGACCACGTCAACGTCGTCGCCTCGCCGCCGTGGTACGCCGACAACGTGCTGTCGGTGGCGTCGATGAGCGGCGCGGGCACGGTCTCGCAGTTCTCCGTCTGGGGCCCGTGGATCAGCGTCGCGGCGCCGGGCGAGGAGATCACCACCCTGGACGCGGCCGGCCAGGGCCTGGCCGACGCGAAGATCGACGCGCGCGGGGCGGCGAGCCCCATCCAGGGCACGAGCTACGCGTCGCCGTACGTGGCGGGCGTGGTGGCGCTGGTGCGCCAGCGCTTCCCGAACCTCGGCGCGCGCGCGGTGATGGAGCGCGTCAAGGCGACCGCGCAGCACCCCGGCAACCCCGGCGGCCGGGACCACAAGGTCGGCGCGGGCATGGTCAACCCGGTGGCGGCGCTGACCGCGGAGCTGCCGTCCGAGCAGGGCGCGCAGGCGAGCGCGCCGCCGCAGCTCATGACGAACCTCGACCCGCTCAACCCGCCGGACCACACGCCGCTGATCGTGGCGCTGTCGGGCACCGGCGCGGGGGTCGGCCTGCTGCTGCTGACGCTGTTCATCGTCCACACGGTCAACCGCAACCGCGCCCGGCGCGCCACCGCGCCGGTCCGGCGCAGCGTGCTCTGA